In one window of Candidatus Sulfuricurvum sp. RIFRC-1 DNA:
- a CDS encoding calcium-binding protein: MASSKDNNSSEELIEVKDWFLLGTDLESWGQREYLQYANDNLGTTSNLSHWDEFFKGKNLALDLALNWDHTKTTETNLAEMSVNQVEAITFGALVGLVSKNALLGVLAGFGFSTLSKKLGLDGEGVVEHLKEYFKNHPEVSKTLSEEEKQRLRDMGFIPYDPNSPTPNDPNSPTPNTPKPDPTNPHPHPYDPDEPQPHDPLVLDLNQDGKISTIALEDSQVYFDITGDGVKERVGWIAPEDGFLVYDKNMNGKIEGIGEVFGKDGLSGFAELRSVADTNYDNIIDRRDALFSQLKVWQDTNGDGISQANELKSLSQAGVKNIELNVIGTNINLNGNILSEAGRYGDSTGERELAADIQLLATERVSNSTTPDTYTIDPITETLPQMRGYGYIDNSFKAYNLDPKLKELALSFMNDKKHASANFGEFILRWSGFYDMAKSKGISEEQFSPYLYEVPSLKLWILERFVGSKKDGWRSEVHLSMNTNGGYHTQDFGNEAYIHEHFNLLMERYEAMFAIQAYYPDVFSDTHYDISIDEFVIDDSAAFTTKITAYLNTTTIAQTDKLYLASMMNNLEGTFLHFDAKTMIDSITDTTLKSTITDIMEEKVHFQFAKDSGMYSYANTHVYGDGNNESLVINSTGAVTIQGDKGDDLIRDNAGGNTTYIFSKGDGADTIYDAGGIDTLKLENITLDEVTIEVKNTDLIITLKSDPSDQIRIIDWKKAANRVESILFAGDSQVDLNELLFPKTEGDDYIELTNSNDTVDTLGGNDTVYTYGGDDTIIAGEGNDTVYAGGDNDTLIGGEGADKLYGETGNDTLHGGTGVDILEGGAGNDTYIYNLGDGKDVITDSSGTDTLRFGDGITQSDLIVKTVGSDMIIALRESGKIFEELSDVITVKNWTLNAANRIEAITLSDGTSLAIESLQSVSDENDTLFYGNTSANLNLGGGDDTITAGSGADTISGGAGNDTINTGAGDDTLSGNEGDDVLVAGDGNDILSGGIGSDSLQGGLGDDLYIYSRGDGKDTIIDEYRYGYNGSNQSNAGNDTLTFGENITIEDLIARVVGDDLIIGIKEGTKSFDELNDLLTIKNWVNTNNRIETITLNDKSIVDLAAIQFATEGSDNLIYGDSVTTLDTLGGDDVVITGTAADTVHGGAGNDTLRSGDGNDALYGDAGNDTLIAGSGNDTLEGGEGNDILYGENGNDALSGNTGEDTLQGGLGDDLYLFNLGDGRDTIIDEYPYGSGGNDTLRFGEGITKADLVARAVSGSNDLQIAIRESGKGFDALNDIVTLKNWFDANKRVENITLFDGTVVSLSEMQGGTDGDDYLVFGDSDTVIDALGGNDTVISANGNDTFSGGAGNDILISNNGNDTLSGGEGNDTLKAGAGDDTLSGGTGADALEGGAGNDTYRFGIGDGKDRITDSSGLDSLIFGEGITADNLIARVVNGSDDLQIAIREDGKSFDQLSDVITISGWRNVVYRVENLRLSDGSAITLTQIERSSDGDDYVVFGDEGVIVDAFGGNDTLITGDGADTLSGGAGNDTILSGKGNDILKGDTGTDTLKGGTGSDVYLFNRGDGADNVFDELGNDTLKFGDGITKDDLIFKQQGNNLLIGIAEINKTFDLLSDVVTITDWFKSETNIESIVFADNTSMNQSDIAGLFVANDIYGALYSKPGAIMYGGSGNNTYVYNRGDFAVVIDDQYQQGQIDVNAGNDTLYLSGGINKSDVTFGVVGNDLILKITSKVETYEQLRDYVVIKNWANANRGVEKIIFSNGENLVIDKNGTYPTTTFNYGWVSSQYLIYGDDVNSIIGTTLDDTFETNGGDDSINAGNGNDRIDAGSGNDTIEGGSGNDVITMGTGDDSVSDGSGNDVYKYNRGDGKDTIYDLSGNDTLVFGEGISRDDLIVKQSGSNLIVGIADGEKSFEELSDKITIKNWFYSNNKVEDFQLFDGEMVNPNELITVTPIDNLNFQSMQFDGNDTISLLSRDEAMQITNSFSFGAWIKVSATHQIDPESSSGIEGVWNQHYAFEPAWGTYAPTSANGLAGSGMSIGTNGISVYEHANGFMPATAVYSGNIGSEYNHIMVVYENKIPSIYLNGVLVHTGISSSSANVFAPIVAGGMSYGYINGLMDDIQIYDRALSADEVMNIKNGSVITDGLVVKYDFEGNDPLVDKSGNGHTAIVNGNPTIVDITNSTYSPPLILDLNTNGKTSVSLIDSHTYFDYSADGLKEHTAWIERGDALLVHDINNDEIINDGSELFGDKTKLADGSLATDGYAALAQYDINSDGVIDKNDTDFFQLKLWKDANQNGKTDAGELVDLSVAGVTSLSLNTSDGSVYTQTTENGNIITNETNYTTLSDTGTMRDVWFKIDANDTITDNDTIYGTTDNETLSGDVGNDTYVIAFGSGSDVIDDNGNGADTIKFISGITSDRLVVQWIRGTDDLRIGIRENAEDDTPITELSNTLTIKNWFNETGAIEQFTFADGTTLNRQGIYDLLLDVEGDLTMRVLDAGDTLSGNSGNDVLYGLEGSEMLYGKEGSDYLSGLSGDDYLSAGAGDDTLEGGSEDDTLEGGVGDDYYLFEKGDGKDLIIDAGGADTLYFGNTIERRDVIVNIESEDLIVTFAYNEGVASDAIDQITIKNWNVDDFKLESFAFSSGEAYMLSELIEKNTNHAPEMFFEEGERNLGKERSAKGILLADDIDGDSLKYTITSAPTMGTISINQYGIWTYTGTSRDAGTDTVIIAIQDGRGGETTTTLSFVMEALNQAPEAPSETTHTLQDIRILSGEVGATDIDGDTLSYTVSTATSHGTLSVNEAGDWSYSAADGYMGGDSAIITIDDGNGGLITQTLSFDVKVSAPTLSDSTVELLEDDVTFGTLDVVNPVGGVLRYEIVNEAEYGYLNLDDSGEWIYVADSNKNGNDSVTIKVTNAYGLSTTMTLSLAIEAVNDAPILTETPESKTLLAGASTTGAIKASDVDGDVLSYSVITTPEHGTLTINEKGEYTYTSERYYDGESNATITINDGHGESITTTLNFTNLMTPDWHYTYGGETLTINDNDGEDILMMNDISMSDLTFLQEGNNLRIDVKDKNDVILTDYFTSPTKGVESIQTAQGAINLSKERIGSSGSFFGIKWGSDNNDLISGSDNRSDLILGHNGNDILFGKGYGDLLYGNGGNDLLIGGEGNDTLSGESGDDILYGDNGNDTLCGDEGNDKLFGGKGNDMLEGGAGNDLLQGGEGTNTLIGSTGNDTYLVTNGSNNTTIHENILGFNFFGHYIGQNGGNDTLLFGEGITKEDISFLMRGNDLLLQYGESEFITINNQKNEANRIEKLQLSDGSYLTNSDMDQIIQQLSAYSKDHGFHLKDNTQIQNNQAMMNIVASGWHTL, translated from the coding sequence ATGGCAAGTTCTAAAGATAATAATTCAAGTGAAGAATTAATTGAAGTAAAGGATTGGTTTCTTCTAGGGACTGATTTAGAAAGCTGGGGACAACGGGAATATTTGCAGTATGCAAATGATAATTTAGGTACAACATCTAACTTATCACATTGGGATGAATTTTTTAAAGGTAAAAATTTAGCTCTTGATTTGGCTCTTAATTGGGATCATACTAAAACTACAGAAACAAATCTTGCTGAAATGTCAGTCAATCAGGTTGAAGCAATAACATTTGGTGCTTTGGTAGGTTTGGTAAGTAAAAATGCACTTTTGGGAGTTTTAGCAGGATTTGGATTTTCAACATTATCAAAAAAACTTGGTCTTGATGGTGAAGGTGTTGTTGAACATTTAAAAGAATATTTTAAAAATCATCCTGAAGTTTCAAAGACACTTTCTGAGGAAGAAAAACAACGTTTAAGAGATATGGGATTTATCCCATATGATCCCAATAGCCCAACACCTAATGACCCAAATTCACCGACACCAAACACCCCAAAACCAGACCCAACAAATCCACACCCCCACCCCTACGATCCCGATGAACCCCAACCCCACGACCCTCTTGTCCTCGATCTCAACCAAGACGGTAAGATCTCGACCATAGCCCTAGAGGATTCCCAAGTCTATTTCGATATCACAGGTGACGGTGTCAAAGAGAGAGTAGGATGGATAGCTCCTGAGGATGGATTCCTCGTTTATGATAAAAACATGAACGGCAAGATCGAGGGGATAGGCGAAGTATTCGGTAAAGACGGACTCAGCGGATTTGCAGAACTGCGAAGTGTAGCCGATACCAACTATGACAACATCATCGATAGACGTGACGCACTCTTCTCCCAGCTCAAAGTATGGCAAGACACCAACGGTGATGGTATCAGCCAAGCAAACGAACTCAAATCCCTCAGCCAAGCAGGTGTCAAGAATATCGAACTAAACGTCATCGGCACCAACATCAACCTAAATGGCAATATCCTCTCCGAAGCGGGACGCTACGGAGACAGCACAGGTGAGCGTGAACTCGCCGCCGATATACAGCTCCTAGCTACCGAGAGAGTCAGTAATTCCACGACTCCCGATACCTATACCATAGATCCTATCACCGAAACACTCCCTCAGATGAGAGGATATGGTTATATAGACAATAGCTTTAAAGCCTATAACCTCGATCCTAAGCTCAAAGAACTCGCCCTTTCATTTATGAATGATAAAAAACACGCCAGTGCCAACTTCGGAGAGTTTATCCTCCGATGGTCAGGGTTTTACGATATGGCAAAAAGTAAAGGGATCAGTGAAGAGCAGTTCTCTCCCTACCTCTACGAAGTCCCTTCTCTAAAACTGTGGATACTCGAACGATTCGTAGGATCTAAAAAAGATGGATGGCGCAGTGAAGTTCATCTAAGCATGAACACCAACGGCGGCTACCATACCCAAGACTTCGGAAACGAAGCGTATATCCACGAACATTTCAACCTCCTCATGGAACGCTACGAGGCGATGTTCGCCATCCAAGCCTATTACCCCGATGTGTTTAGCGATACCCATTATGATATCAGTATCGATGAGTTCGTGATCGATGACAGTGCGGCATTTACGACCAAGATCACTGCGTATCTCAACACCACCACCATCGCACAAACTGATAAACTCTACCTCGCTTCTATGATGAACAACTTGGAGGGGACGTTCTTGCATTTCGATGCAAAGACAATGATCGATTCGATCACCGACACCACCCTCAAAAGTACCATCACCGACATTATGGAGGAAAAAGTTCACTTCCAGTTTGCAAAAGATAGCGGGATGTACAGCTATGCCAATACCCATGTTTATGGAGACGGCAACAATGAATCTCTCGTTATAAACTCTACCGGAGCGGTGACTATCCAAGGAGATAAAGGTGATGATCTCATTCGTGACAATGCAGGCGGAAATACCACCTACATCTTTAGCAAGGGGGATGGAGCCGATACGATTTACGATGCAGGGGGAATAGATACTCTCAAGCTCGAAAATATCACTTTGGACGAGGTAACCATCGAGGTCAAAAACACCGATCTCATCATCACTCTCAAATCTGATCCGAGTGATCAGATACGAATCATCGATTGGAAAAAAGCAGCTAACCGTGTAGAGAGTATCCTCTTTGCAGGAGATAGCCAAGTAGACCTAAATGAGCTGCTATTCCCAAAAACAGAAGGAGATGATTATATCGAATTGACTAACAGTAATGACACTGTCGATACGCTAGGCGGAAACGATACGGTATATACGTATGGGGGAGACGATACGATTATTGCCGGAGAGGGAAATGACACGGTTTATGCAGGTGGCGACAATGACACGCTGATCGGCGGAGAAGGTGCCGACAAACTCTACGGCGAAACGGGGAATGATACACTGCATGGTGGAACGGGTGTCGATATCCTAGAGGGTGGAGCGGGTAACGACACGTATATCTACAATCTCGGCGATGGGAAAGATGTCATCACAGACAGTTCGGGTACGGATACGCTTCGTTTCGGGGATGGGATTACCCAAAGTGATCTGATCGTAAAAACAGTCGGTTCCGATATGATTATCGCTCTGCGTGAGTCGGGTAAAATATTTGAGGAACTTAGCGACGTCATCACGGTCAAAAACTGGACACTCAATGCCGCCAATCGAATCGAAGCCATTACCCTGAGTGACGGTACCTCTTTGGCAATCGAATCGTTGCAGAGCGTCAGTGATGAAAACGATACACTTTTTTACGGGAACACGTCGGCGAATCTCAATCTCGGAGGCGGTGACGATACCATCACTGCAGGAAGCGGAGCCGATACGATTAGTGGTGGTGCAGGTAATGACACGATCAATACAGGTGCGGGTGATGATACTCTCAGTGGTAATGAAGGGGATGATGTCCTTGTAGCAGGAGATGGCAACGATATTCTAAGCGGTGGAATCGGTAGCGACAGCCTGCAAGGGGGATTGGGAGATGATCTCTATATCTACAGTAGAGGTGACGGCAAAGACACCATCATCGATGAATACCGCTACGGCTATAACGGTTCCAACCAGTCCAACGCCGGAAATGATACGCTGACATTCGGTGAAAATATCACTATTGAAGACCTGATCGCCCGTGTTGTCGGTGATGATCTGATTATCGGCATTAAAGAGGGAACTAAATCATTTGATGAGCTAAATGATCTCCTCACAATCAAAAATTGGGTTAACACCAACAACCGTATTGAAACCATCACCCTTAATGACAAAAGTATCGTCGATTTAGCGGCTATTCAATTCGCAACTGAAGGATCGGATAATCTCATTTACGGCGACAGTGTAACGACCCTCGATACACTTGGCGGGGATGATGTTGTTATCACAGGAACTGCCGCTGATACCGTTCATGGCGGAGCCGGAAATGACACTTTACGAAGCGGTGATGGTAATGATGCTCTCTATGGAGATGCAGGCAATGATACCCTTATCGCTGGAAGTGGTAATGATACGCTAGAGGGCGGTGAAGGTAACGATATTCTCTATGGTGAAAATGGAAATGATGCCTTATCCGGTAATACAGGTGAGGACACACTTCAAGGTGGATTGGGAGATGATCTCTATCTCTTTAACCTTGGAGATGGTCGTGATACGATTATCGATGAATACCCTTACGGCTCAGGAGGTAACGACACCCTCCGTTTCGGTGAGGGAATTACCAAAGCCGATCTAGTCGCCCGTGCGGTAAGCGGAAGCAACGATCTTCAAATCGCTATCCGTGAAAGCGGCAAAGGGTTCGATGCCCTCAACGATATCGTAACGCTGAAAAACTGGTTTGATGCCAACAAGCGTGTTGAAAACATCACCCTCTTTGACGGTACGGTTGTCAGCCTCTCTGAAATGCAGGGGGGGACGGACGGAGATGATTACCTCGTCTTCGGAGATAGCGATACGGTGATCGATGCACTCGGCGGTAACGATACCGTGATCAGTGCCAATGGAAATGACACCTTCAGCGGTGGAGCGGGTAACGATATCCTCATCTCCAATAACGGTAATGACACTCTTAGCGGAGGCGAGGGGAACGATACGCTCAAAGCGGGAGCAGGAGACGACACTCTCAGCGGTGGCACAGGTGCCGATGCTCTCGAAGGGGGTGCGGGTAACGATACCTACCGTTTCGGCATCGGAGATGGCAAAGACCGCATCACCGATAGTTCAGGGCTCGATTCCCTTATCTTCGGCGAGGGAATTACTGCGGATAATCTGATCGCCCGTGTCGTAAACGGCAGCGACGATCTGCAAATCGCGATCCGCGAAGATGGCAAGAGCTTCGATCAACTCAGCGACGTGATCACGATCAGCGGCTGGCGAAACGTAGTGTATCGAGTTGAAAATCTCCGCCTCAGTGACGGTAGCGCAATCACCCTCACACAGATCGAACGCTCCAGCGATGGGGATGATTATGTCGTATTCGGCGATGAGGGAGTCATCGTTGATGCATTCGGCGGTAACGACACACTCATCACAGGAGATGGAGCGGACACCCTCAGCGGTGGTGCGGGAAATGACACGATCTTAAGTGGAAAAGGCAATGATATCCTCAAAGGCGATACAGGGACTGATACTCTCAAAGGGGGAACAGGAAGCGATGTATACCTCTTCAACCGAGGAGATGGAGCCGACAATGTATTTGACGAGCTGGGTAACGACACTCTAAAATTCGGCGATGGGATCACCAAAGACGATCTGATCTTTAAACAACAGGGAAATAATCTCCTGATTGGTATTGCTGAAATCAATAAAACGTTTGATCTGCTCAGTGATGTCGTGACTATCACCGACTGGTTTAAATCCGAAACCAACATCGAAAGCATCGTTTTTGCTGACAATACCTCGATGAATCAATCGGATATCGCCGGATTGTTTGTAGCCAATGACATCTATGGAGCACTTTACAGCAAACCGGGTGCTATTATGTACGGCGGTAGTGGAAACAATACCTACGTTTATAATCGAGGTGATTTTGCCGTCGTGATTGATGATCAGTATCAGCAGGGACAAATCGACGTCAATGCCGGAAATGATACCCTCTATCTCAGCGGCGGAATCAATAAAAGCGATGTTACATTCGGTGTAGTTGGAAATGATCTTATCCTCAAAATCACCTCGAAAGTTGAGACGTATGAGCAACTCAGAGATTACGTGGTCATCAAAAACTGGGCAAATGCAAATCGCGGGGTAGAAAAAATCATTTTTAGCAACGGTGAAAATCTTGTAATCGATAAGAACGGAACCTATCCGACTACTACGTTTAACTATGGATGGGTATCGAGTCAATACCTTATTTATGGAGATGATGTAAATAGTATCATCGGAACTACTTTGGATGATACTTTCGAAACAAACGGAGGTGATGATAGTATCAATGCCGGAAATGGAAATGACCGTATCGATGCGGGTTCGGGTAATGACACCATCGAAGGTGGATCCGGTAACGACGTTATTACGATGGGTACTGGCGATGACAGTGTGAGTGATGGCAGCGGAAATGATGTCTATAAATACAACAGAGGGGATGGTAAAGATACTATTTATGATCTCAGTGGAAATGATACCTTAGTATTTGGTGAAGGGATTAGCAGAGATGATTTGATTGTAAAACAAAGCGGTAGTAATCTTATTGTCGGGATTGCGGATGGTGAAAAATCGTTCGAGGAATTGAGTGATAAGATTACAATTAAGAATTGGTTTTATAGCAACAATAAAGTTGAGGATTTTCAACTTTTTGATGGCGAGATGGTGAACCCAAATGAATTAATTACTGTCACACCTATCGATAACTTGAACTTTCAGTCGATGCAATTTGATGGAAATGACACGATTTCACTACTGAGCCGTGATGAAGCGATGCAAATTACCAATTCATTTTCATTCGGAGCATGGATAAAAGTTTCTGCCACACATCAAATTGACCCTGAAAGTAGCTCTGGAATAGAAGGCGTATGGAACCAGCATTATGCATTTGAACCTGCTTGGGGAACATATGCTCCTACTTCTGCTAATGGTTTAGCTGGCAGTGGAATGTCTATAGGTACAAATGGGATCAGTGTCTATGAACATGCTAATGGTTTTATGCCGGCTACAGCCGTTTATTCAGGTAATATTGGATCTGAATACAATCATATTATGGTTGTATATGAAAATAAAATCCCTTCGATTTATCTAAATGGTGTTTTGGTTCATACAGGTATTTCATCTAGCTCAGCGAATGTATTCGCTCCAATCGTTGCAGGTGGCATGAGTTATGGATATATAAATGGACTTATGGATGATATTCAAATATACGATAGAGCTTTAAGTGCTGATGAAGTCATGAACATAAAAAACGGAAGTGTAATAACGGATGGATTAGTCGTTAAATATGATTTTGAGGGAAATGATCCTTTAGTGGATAAATCCGGTAATGGACATACCGCAATTGTTAATGGGAATCCTACAATTGTAGACATAACTAATTCGACCTATTCCCCACCGCTTATCCTTGATCTTAACACCAATGGAAAAACTTCTGTTTCTCTCATCGATTCCCACACCTATTTCGATTACAGTGCTGATGGTCTCAAAGAGCACACGGCATGGATCGAGCGTGGAGATGCACTATTGGTGCACGATATCAATAACGATGAAATCATTAACGACGGCAGCGAGCTCTTCGGAGATAAGACCAAACTTGCCGACGGATCTCTTGCAACTGACGGTTACGCGGCATTGGCTCAATACGATATCAACAGCGACGGTGTAATCGATAAAAACGATACCGATTTCTTTCAGCTCAAACTCTGGAAAGACGCTAATCAGAACGGAAAAACCGATGCCGGCGAATTGGTCGATCTCTCGGTTGCGGGAGTAACATCACTTTCTTTGAATACTTCAGACGGCAGTGTTTACACCCAAACCACGGAAAACGGCAACATCATCACCAACGAAACCAACTACACGACGTTGAGTGATACCGGAACAATGCGCGACGTATGGTTCAAAATAGATGCAAACGACACCATCACCGATAACGATACGATCTACGGTACGACTGACAACGAAACCCTCAGCGGCGATGTCGGAAACGATACCTATGTCATCGCTTTTGGCAGCGGATCAGATGTGATCGATGACAACGGTAACGGTGCCGATACGATCAAATTTATCAGCGGAATAACATCTGATCGTCTAGTGGTGCAATGGATTCGCGGAACCGATGATCTGCGTATCGGTATCCGCGAGAATGCCGAAGACGATACCCCGATTACCGAATTATCGAATACCCTCACCATTAAAAATTGGTTTAACGAGACCGGTGCGATCGAGCAGTTTACGTTTGCTGATGGCACCACATTGAACCGCCAAGGTATCTATGATCTGCTCCTCGATGTTGAGGGCGATTTGACAATGCGGGTATTGGATGCGGGAGATACTCTGAGCGGTAATAGCGGCAATGACGTCCTCTACGGGTTGGAAGGCTCTGAAATGCTTTACGGTAAAGAGGGGAGTGATTATCTCTCCGGTCTCTCAGGTGATGACTACCTCTCTGCCGGAGCAGGGGACGATACTCTCGAAGGGGGCAGCGAAGACGATACCCTAGAGGGGGGAGTAGGCGATGATTACTACCTCTTTGAAAAAGGAGACGGTAAAGATCTTATTATCGATGCGGGAGGGGCAGATACCCTCTATTTCGGTAACACTATCGAACGCCGTGATGTTATCGTCAATATCGAGAGTGAAGATCTCATCGTAACGTTCGCTTACAATGAGGGAGTTGCCAGTGATGCCATCGATCAAATCACTATCAAAAACTGGAATGTCGATGATTTCAAACTCGAATCGTTCGCATTTAGTAGTGGAGAAGCGTACATGCTCTCTGAACTGATCGAGAAAAACACCAACCATGCACCGGAGATGTTCTTTGAAGAGGGTGAACGCAACCTCGGAAAAGAGCGCAGCGCCAAAGGGATCTTACTCGCCGATGATATCGATGGGGATAGCCTGAAATACACAATCACATCAGCACCGACGATGGGAACAATCAGTATTAATCAATACGGAATCTGGACTTATACCGGTACATCACGTGATGCGGGTACGGACACAGTTATAATTGCGATCCAAGATGGACGAGGAGGGGAAACTACAACAACATTATCGTTTGTAATGGAAGCTCTCAACCAAGCCCCGGAAGCCCCAAGCGAAACCACCCACACCCTCCAAGACATCCGCATCCTCAGCGGAGAAGTAGGTGCTACCGACATCGACGGCGATACCCTCTCTTACACTGTCAGTACCGCTACATCTCACGGAACCCTCAGTGTCAACGAAGCAGGGGACTGGAGTTACAGCGCAGCAGATGGATACATGGGTGGAGACAGCGCCATTATCACGATCGATGACGGCAACGGAGGGCTAATCACTCAAACATTGAGTTTCGATGTAAAAGTCTCTGCTCCGACATTGTCCGATAGTACGGTTGAGCTCCTCGAAGATGACGTGACATTCGGAACACTGGATGTTGTTAATCCTGTTGGCGGTGTATTACGTTATGAAATCGTAAATGAAGCTGAGTATGGCTATTTGAATCTCGATGATTCAGGTGAATGGATTTATGTAGCAGATAGCAATAAAAACGGTAATGACAGTGTTACCATCAAAGTAACCAACGCCTACGGACTGAGTACGACCATGACACTTTCACTGGCTATCGAAGCAGTGAATGACGCACCTATCTTAACCGAGACACCGGAATCAAAAACACTCCTCGCAGGTGCATCAACCACCGGAGCTATCAAAGCCTCCGACGTGGACGGTGATGTGCTCTCGTATAGCGTTATCACCACACCGGAACACGGAACACTCACCATCAATGAAAAAGGGGAGTATACCTACACCTCAGAGCGTTACTACGACGGAGAGTCCAATGCTACGATTACCATCAATGACGGACACGGTGAAAGTATCACGACGACACTCAACTTTACCAACCTTATGACACCGGACTGGCATTACACCTACGGAGGAGAAACCCTAACCATCAATGACAATGACGGAGAGGATATCCTTATGATGAATGATATTTCCATGAGTGACCTCACCTTCCTCCAAGAGGGCAATAACCTCCGTATCGATGTCAAAGATAAAAACGATGTGATCTTAACGGATTACTTCACCTCACCGACCAAAGGGGTCGAATCCATCCAAACTGCCCAAGGAGCTATTAACCTCTCCAAAGAAAGAATCGGCTCCAGCGGAAGCTTCTTCGGAATCAAATGGGGAAGCGATAATAATGACCTCATAAGCGGAAGCGATAACCGAAGTGATCTGATTTTAGGACACAACGGTAACGATATCCTCTTTGGAAAAGGATACGGCGATCTCTTATACGGAAACGGAGGTAACGACCTTCTGATCGGTGGAGAGGGTAACGATACCCTGAGCGGAGAGTCAGGTGATGATATCCTTTATGGCGATAACGGTAATGACACCCTATGCGGTGATGAGGGTAACGATAAACTCTTCGGAGGTAAAGGTAACGATATGCTCGAAGGCGGAGCGGGTAATGACCTGCTTCAGGGAGGTGAGGGGACAAATACCCTCATCGGCAGTACCGGAAACGATACCTACCTAGTCACCAATGGAAGTAATAACACAACTATCCATGAAAACATTTTAGGCTTTAACTTCTTCGGACATTATATTGGTCAAAACGGAGGAAACGATACTCTCCTTTTCGGTGAGGGAATTACCAAAGAGGATATCAGCTTCCTCATGAGAGGAAACGATCTCTTACTCCAATACGGAGAGAGTGAGTTTATCACGATCAATAACCAAAAGAACGAGGCTAACCGAATCGAGAAACTCCAACTCTCTGATGGCAGTTACCTCACCAATAGCGATATGGACCAAATCATTCAACAGCTGAGCGCTTACAGCAAAGATCACGGATTCCATCTCAAAGACAACACCCAAATCCAAAACAACCAAGCGATGATGAATATTGTCGCAAGTGGTTGGCATACTCTATAG